A single region of the Neotabrizicola shimadae genome encodes:
- a CDS encoding SPOR domain-containing protein gives MADVEYDEVGAVDAPMRPHRVQRLVHLAGALTSIALVLGLGYWGYRIAVRDISGVPVVRALEGPLRMAPENPGGEITLHQGLAVNAIPEAGMAEPVADQIALAPRAQELAEEDMPGLVQAPETVAAVPAVAPGSAGVVTPPPVLPAAAAVSPIEDPEQSVADTATGEDLEAALAAAEAPLMDPETGAEPAVEDVAEEPAANEPVENPAVAKSVRPPARPARLEGVAATAAPSTDAPGPAAPPRVVDPATLKIGTRLVQFGAYDSPEAAEADWTRIATQFAELMAGKGMVVQAAQSGGRAFWRLRAEGFEDDADARRFCAALQAENATCIPVVWR, from the coding sequence ATGGCGGACGTTGAATACGACGAGGTCGGCGCGGTGGACGCCCCGATGCGCCCGCATCGGGTGCAGCGATTGGTGCATCTGGCCGGTGCGCTGACGTCGATTGCGCTGGTGCTGGGGCTTGGATACTGGGGCTACCGGATAGCGGTGCGGGATATTTCCGGCGTGCCCGTCGTGCGTGCGCTGGAAGGACCGCTGCGCATGGCGCCCGAGAACCCCGGCGGCGAGATCACGTTGCACCAGGGCCTTGCGGTCAATGCGATCCCTGAAGCCGGCATGGCCGAACCCGTGGCCGACCAGATTGCCCTGGCCCCGCGTGCTCAGGAATTGGCCGAGGAGGATATGCCCGGCCTAGTTCAGGCACCCGAGACCGTTGCCGCCGTGCCGGCGGTCGCGCCCGGATCGGCGGGTGTGGTGACGCCACCGCCTGTGTTGCCCGCGGCAGCCGCTGTCTCGCCGATCGAAGACCCCGAACAGTCGGTGGCAGATACCGCCACGGGCGAGGACCTGGAAGCCGCGCTTGCTGCTGCTGAGGCCCCGCTTATGGACCCCGAGACCGGGGCAGAGCCTGCTGTTGAGGACGTTGCCGAGGAGCCCGCGGCCAATGAGCCGGTTGAGAATCCGGCGGTGGCGAAATCGGTGAGGCCCCCGGCACGGCCAGCCCGTCTGGAAGGAGTTGCGGCGACCGCAGCTCCCAGCACTGACGCACCCGGCCCGGCCGCGCCACCGCGCGTGGTCGATCCGGCAACGCTCAAGATCGGCACGCGCCTTGTGCAGTTCGGTGCCTATGACAGCCCAGAGGCGGCAGAAGCCGACTGGACCCGCATCGCAACGCAATTCGCTGAACTGATGGCAGGCAAGGGCATGGTGGTACAGGCTGCGCAATCCGGGGGACGCGCCTTCTGGCGGTTGCGTGCCGAGGGGTTCGAGGACGACGCCGATGCCCGACGGTTCTGTGCCGCGCTTCAGGCGGAGAATGCGACCTGCATCCCGGTCGTGTGGAGATGA
- a CDS encoding glycoside hydrolase family 3 N-terminal domain-containing protein: protein MEMTARLAAIFGCSGAQLLAEERDFFRDAQPAGFILFARNVEDPAQLVRLTSDLREAVGWEAPILVDQEGGRVQRLRAPHWREWAPPLDTVLAAPDMGTAARIMGLRMRIVARELRAVGIDADCAPLGDLALDETHPFLRNRCYGTSADQVIAVARAVAEGLLAGGVLPVMKHLPGHGRSYTDTHHAVPTVMADRATLAAEDFAPFRALNDLPMAMTGHLVFAAYDAERPATQSPEMIRVIREELGFAGLLMTDDLNMQALTGNLAERAALAIAAGCDIALHCKGDMIEMQQVASACGDLTVAATARLRAALARRPEPDTVDIAALEADLAALSRGGAHG, encoded by the coding sequence GTGGAGATGACGGCCCGTCTGGCTGCCATCTTTGGCTGCTCTGGCGCGCAGCTTTTGGCGGAAGAGAGGGATTTCTTCCGTGACGCTCAGCCGGCGGGATTCATCCTGTTTGCCCGCAACGTCGAAGATCCCGCGCAGCTTGTACGCCTGACGTCGGATCTGCGCGAAGCTGTGGGCTGGGAGGCACCGATCCTGGTCGATCAGGAGGGGGGGCGTGTGCAGCGCCTTCGCGCGCCGCATTGGCGCGAATGGGCGCCACCTTTGGACACCGTGCTTGCCGCGCCGGATATGGGCACAGCCGCGCGGATCATGGGCCTGCGCATGAGGATCGTTGCGCGGGAGTTGCGGGCGGTGGGTATTGACGCCGATTGCGCGCCACTTGGCGACCTGGCGCTGGACGAGACTCACCCGTTTCTACGCAACCGGTGCTATGGCACCTCGGCAGATCAGGTGATCGCGGTTGCCCGTGCCGTTGCGGAGGGGCTGCTGGCCGGTGGTGTGCTTCCTGTGATGAAGCATCTGCCGGGCCATGGTCGAAGCTATACCGACACACACCACGCTGTGCCAACCGTGATGGCGGACCGCGCGACGCTGGCTGCGGAAGATTTCGCTCCGTTCCGTGCCCTGAATGACCTGCCGATGGCGATGACCGGCCACCTTGTCTTTGCGGCTTATGACGCGGAACGCCCTGCGACCCAGTCGCCGGAGATGATCCGCGTGATCCGCGAGGAATTAGGCTTTGCCGGGCTGCTGATGACGGACGACCTGAACATGCAGGCGCTGACTGGCAACCTGGCCGAACGGGCCGCTCTGGCGATCGCCGCGGGCTGCGATATCGCGCTGCACTGCAAGGGCGACATGATCGAGATGCAGCAGGTCGCCTCTGCCTGCGGTGATCTGACCGTCGCGGCCACCGCACGCCTTCGGGCGGCTCTTGCCCGTCGCCCCGAGCCCGACACGGTTGACATCGCTGCGCTGGAGGCGGACCTTGCGGCCCTCTCGCGCGGTGGGGCCCATGGCTGA
- a CDS encoding segregation and condensation protein A produces MAEEDWSIEQLNPADRMAAEALIVDVDGYEGPLDLLLTLSRTQKVDLRRISVLQLAEQYLSFVERAQALRIELAADYLVMAAWLAFLKSRLLLPPEPGVEGPSAEDLAAHLAFQLERLQAMREAAARLMARDQKGRDFFARGLPEDMTLHRKVTHVATLLDLMRAYARIRTKDDFRPFVMDRDHVFTMEQALDRMRGLIGYAGEWSDLASFLPDGWTATPMRRRSSVAAHFAAVLELAKRGQIDLRQSETFAPLQIKRREGA; encoded by the coding sequence ATGGCTGAGGAAGACTGGAGCATCGAACAGCTGAACCCGGCCGACCGGATGGCGGCCGAGGCGCTGATTGTCGATGTCGATGGTTATGAAGGACCGCTTGATCTGCTGCTGACCTTGTCGCGGACCCAGAAGGTGGACCTGCGCCGCATCTCTGTACTGCAACTGGCGGAGCAGTACCTGAGTTTCGTCGAGCGCGCTCAGGCATTGCGGATCGAACTTGCGGCCGATTACCTTGTGATGGCTGCCTGGCTGGCTTTCCTGAAATCGCGCCTTCTCTTGCCGCCCGAACCTGGGGTCGAGGGGCCCTCGGCAGAGGATCTGGCGGCTCACCTGGCCTTCCAGCTGGAACGCCTGCAGGCTATGCGGGAAGCGGCGGCGCGGTTGATGGCGCGCGACCAGAAGGGGCGGGATTTCTTTGCCCGCGGCTTGCCCGAAGACATGACGCTGCACCGCAAAGTCACGCATGTGGCAACGTTGCTGGACTTGATGCGTGCCTATGCCCGCATCCGCACCAAGGATGATTTCCGTCCCTTCGTGATGGACCGTGACCATGTCTTCACCATGGAACAGGCGCTGGACCGGATGCGAGGCTTGATCGGATATGCCGGCGAGTGGTCGGACCTCGCCTCCTTCCTGCCAGATGGCTGGACCGCCACGCCCATGCGCCGCCGGTCTTCTGTCGCGGCACATTTCGCGGCTGTGCTGGAGCTTGCCAAGCGTGGCCAGATCGACCTGCGCCAATCCGAGACCTTCGCCCCCCTGCAGATCAAGCGCCGGGAGGGGGCATGA
- the scpB gene encoding SMC-Scp complex subunit ScpB — protein sequence MSDGEEKSLFAAPPMGEQERMVEAILFASADPVTVADLQSRMPHGCDPAEALVHLRKRYEGRGVALTRVGDAWAFRTAPDLGFLMRKETVEQRKMSRAAIETLAIVAYHQPVTRAEIEEIRGVAVSPGTIQQLMEMDWIRLGRRRMTPGRPVTFVVTEAFLDHFGLESARDLPGLKELRAAGLLDNRPLPGSMRETPEPEEEQATGQTELFED from the coding sequence ATGAGCGACGGTGAAGAGAAGAGCCTCTTCGCCGCCCCGCCAATGGGCGAGCAGGAACGGATGGTGGAGGCGATCCTGTTCGCCTCGGCAGATCCGGTCACCGTGGCTGACCTGCAATCGCGGATGCCGCATGGCTGCGACCCGGCGGAGGCGCTGGTGCACTTGCGCAAGCGGTACGAGGGAAGGGGGGTGGCACTGACCCGTGTGGGTGACGCCTGGGCCTTCCGAACCGCGCCGGACCTGGGCTTTCTGATGCGGAAGGAGACGGTGGAGCAGCGCAAGATGTCGCGCGCCGCGATCGAGACGCTTGCGATCGTGGCCTACCACCAGCCTGTCACCCGTGCCGAGATCGAGGAAATCCGGGGTGTCGCCGTCAGTCCTGGGACCATCCAGCAGTTGATGGAGATGGACTGGATCCGCCTGGGCCGTCGGCGCATGACTCCTGGACGCCCTGTGACCTTCGTGGTGACGGAGGCGTTCCTCGATCATTTCGGCCTGGAAAGCGCCCGTGACTTGCCAGGGCTGAAGGAGTTGCGTGCCGCCGGTCTTCTGGACAATCGCCCCCTGCCAGGATCCATGCGCGAGACGCCGGAGCCGGAGGAGGAGCAGGCGACGGGTCAGACGGAACTGTTCGAAGACTGA
- a CDS encoding SMP-30/gluconolactonase/LRE family protein, whose protein sequence is MTTSHAASVAMSWSPKECPMSSSPFQIDDARFMHLIAPSARLDELYSGCRWAEGPVWFGDLGCLLWSDIPNQRILRWSSDAMGGGAVTVFRQPSNFANGHTRDRLGRLVTCEHGGRRVTRTEVDGSITVLAESYQGKRLNSPNDVIVASDGGVWFSDPTYGILSDYEGYQAEPEQPVRGVYRLAPDGQLARVAEDFLQPNGLAFSPDERTLYIADSGASHVPDAPRHILACDQRDGRLSGRRVFATIDEGIPDGMRVDSQGNLWSSAGDGVHCFAPDGTRLGKILVPQAVANLAFGGPRRNRLFITASASLYAIYLAVSGAKTL, encoded by the coding sequence GTGACCACCAGCCATGCGGCCTCGGTCGCCATGTCTTGGTCGCCGAAGGAGTGCCCGATGTCATCTTCTCCGTTCCAGATCGACGATGCACGCTTCATGCATCTGATCGCTCCGTCCGCTCGGTTGGACGAGCTCTATTCGGGATGCAGGTGGGCCGAAGGGCCGGTTTGGTTCGGTGACCTTGGATGCCTCCTGTGGAGCGATATTCCCAACCAGCGCATCTTGCGCTGGTCATCCGATGCCATGGGCGGTGGCGCGGTTACAGTGTTCCGCCAGCCATCCAACTTTGCCAATGGCCATACCCGCGACCGGCTGGGTCGGCTTGTAACCTGCGAGCACGGCGGACGCCGTGTGACCCGAACCGAAGTGGATGGCTCGATCACGGTTCTGGCCGAAAGCTATCAGGGCAAGCGGTTGAATTCGCCCAATGATGTTATTGTGGCCAGCGATGGTGGCGTGTGGTTCAGCGATCCGACTTATGGAATCCTGTCCGACTACGAAGGCTATCAGGCGGAACCGGAGCAGCCGGTGCGGGGCGTCTACCGACTTGCGCCAGACGGTCAGCTTGCAAGAGTGGCCGAGGACTTTCTGCAACCGAACGGACTGGCTTTCTCGCCAGATGAGCGGACGCTTTATATTGCCGACAGCGGCGCCAGCCACGTCCCCGATGCGCCGCGCCACATCCTTGCTTGCGACCAGAGGGACGGGCGGCTATCCGGCCGGCGGGTCTTTGCCACCATCGATGAGGGTATCCCCGATGGCATGCGCGTGGACTCGCAGGGCAATCTCTGGTCGTCCGCCGGGGATGGAGTGCATTGCTTCGCCCCAGATGGGACTCGGCTTGGCAAGATCCTGGTGCCGCAGGCGGTCGCAAATCTTGCCTTTGGCGGCCCGCGCCGGAACCGGCTGTTCATTACGGCTTCGGCCTCGCTTTATGCGATTTACCTTGCGGTCTCCGGGGCGAAAACCTTGTAG
- a CDS encoding TonB-dependent receptor domain-containing protein, whose product MTPRAIRPKQGLKVLAITTLAAAGPAIAQEEDGDGTVLDAIVVSDEEALGQAGGTGTPSESVIEQAQMAIQYAGASIQTILEGFAGVTAETIPGDPAVAVNIRGLQGDGRVAVTIDGARQNYGREGHGIGSSFYTDPEMLRSMEVVRGTASADASAGAIGGTLVLRTVTAEDLIAEGETQGGEARLRFGTLLAEPTVHAAWATQLNESATALLAFTRTSAANYTSGDGTFVEAEATTLSGLAKLSYAIDDRQQLTFSASQMTSDFYTGVSEGYPRDNDQTARNFILDYSLGDESDPWSLDATLYRTVTQVSQQLEDAETGALDGLERSYETATDGLRAQLDGFAQTGAIEHDLAFVVEMFQDNVTTDDPNSPLGSLTASGIRDIWSVYAEDAIGLTETTQATIGLRFDSYRLSSDDGSSEGTGTSPSLTISQQVGSALTLYATAAQAYRPPTLSESLVNGQHPPPATFYIRPNPDLKPESSFNQEIGATLAMNDLMVAGDTLTGQIAAYRNDVDDYIGLVRRGGIFNGYYQYANIDQVRIEGVELELSYDAEWVFASLSGQQINGTDMATGEEAAGIPPNRMVMTLGLRDIETMREAGARLTSVAAREEGELSTDAWQTIDLFFNIPVGATGNFGIALNNLTDEEYTQYLNTQPSPGFNALASLTFTF is encoded by the coding sequence ATGACCCCACGTGCCATCCGTCCCAAGCAGGGACTAAAGGTCCTTGCGATCACCACACTCGCAGCAGCAGGCCCTGCCATTGCTCAGGAGGAAGATGGTGATGGCACAGTTCTGGACGCCATCGTCGTCTCTGATGAGGAAGCCTTGGGCCAGGCAGGCGGCACCGGGACACCATCGGAATCGGTCATCGAACAGGCGCAGATGGCAATCCAGTATGCCGGCGCGTCGATCCAGACCATCCTCGAAGGTTTCGCTGGCGTCACTGCCGAGACCATTCCCGGAGATCCGGCTGTTGCAGTCAACATTCGCGGCTTGCAGGGAGATGGCCGAGTCGCCGTGACCATCGACGGGGCCCGTCAGAACTATGGGCGCGAAGGGCACGGTATCGGTTCGTCCTTCTACACCGATCCCGAGATGCTTAGGAGCATGGAAGTGGTGCGCGGCACGGCAAGTGCCGACGCCAGCGCCGGTGCCATCGGCGGGACGCTGGTGCTGCGAACAGTGACCGCGGAAGATCTGATCGCCGAAGGGGAAACCCAGGGCGGCGAAGCGCGCCTGCGGTTCGGCACACTGCTGGCTGAACCGACCGTCCACGCCGCCTGGGCAACGCAACTGAACGAATCCGCCACGGCCCTTCTGGCTTTCACACGAACGTCGGCGGCCAACTACACCTCGGGAGACGGAACTTTCGTCGAAGCCGAGGCCACGACTCTCTCGGGTCTCGCGAAGTTGTCCTATGCCATCGACGACCGTCAGCAACTCACGTTCTCGGCCTCGCAGATGACCTCGGACTTCTACACTGGGGTCAGCGAGGGTTACCCGCGTGACAATGATCAGACGGCAAGAAACTTCATCCTGGACTACAGCCTTGGCGACGAATCGGATCCTTGGTCGCTGGATGCAACACTCTACCGCACTGTCACGCAGGTCTCGCAGCAGTTGGAAGACGCGGAGACAGGCGCGCTCGACGGGCTCGAGCGATCCTATGAAACGGCAACCGACGGGCTGCGGGCCCAACTGGACGGTTTTGCACAGACCGGCGCAATTGAACACGATCTCGCCTTCGTCGTGGAAATGTTCCAGGACAATGTCACGACGGATGATCCGAACTCGCCGCTGGGCAGCCTGACTGCCTCGGGCATCCGAGACATCTGGTCGGTCTATGCCGAAGATGCCATCGGTCTGACAGAGACGACACAAGCCACGATTGGCCTGCGTTTTGACAGCTATCGGCTGTCCAGCGATGACGGCAGTTCGGAAGGAACCGGCACGTCTCCATCGCTGACGATCAGCCAGCAGGTTGGATCGGCCCTGACACTGTATGCCACGGCGGCCCAGGCCTATCGGCCGCCCACACTCTCGGAATCGCTGGTGAATGGGCAGCACCCTCCACCCGCCACGTTCTATATCCGCCCGAATCCGGACCTGAAGCCCGAAAGCAGCTTCAACCAGGAGATCGGGGCAACGCTCGCCATGAACGACCTAATGGTGGCGGGAGACACCCTGACCGGGCAGATTGCGGCGTATCGCAACGACGTGGACGACTACATCGGCCTGGTGCGCCGGGGAGGCATCTTCAACGGCTACTACCAGTACGCGAACATCGACCAGGTGCGTATCGAGGGCGTCGAACTGGAGCTTTCCTACGACGCCGAATGGGTCTTTGCGTCCCTTTCAGGCCAGCAGATCAACGGCACCGATATGGCCACCGGCGAAGAAGCCGCAGGCATACCGCCAAACCGGATGGTCATGACCCTTGGGCTCCGCGATATCGAGACGATGCGCGAAGCCGGTGCGCGCCTGACCAGCGTGGCGGCGCGCGAAGAAGGCGAACTGTCCACGGATGCGTGGCAGACCATCGACCTGTTCTTCAACATTCCCGTCGGCGCGACCGGCAACTTCGGCATCGCTCTGAACAACCTGACCGACGAGGAATACACCCAATACCTCAACACCCAGCCGTCGCCAGGGTTCAACGCACTGGCCTCGCTGACCTTTACGTTCTGA
- a CDS encoding calcium-binding protein yields the protein MTITISLTADPVTGAGVNFVAQYQSFFADFTPFELPLFLGPSSSSTTQVVHLDTPVTGQESNTKAILVEGSNFLYTFSDHVVSGTINTIRLTTLGNALNTGTGDLVLNGGIVTTATESISISGLDLSNAPHVRGDVHNLIASFMGGGPGGETIDTTLLMNVIWYQGHNLLGSTGGDTYWGSDFSDVVRGFGGNDSLYGSLGSDRISGGGGRDLIVGGAGRDILTGGAGADDFQFLAVSDSTVAVAGRDRIVDFESGVDDIDLRNIDADIRDADNDAFVWRDNLAFNGTAGALHWRAITGGVLLEADLNGDRIADFAVYLDGVSSLQRGDVML from the coding sequence ATGACCATCACGATATCCCTGACCGCCGATCCCGTGACCGGTGCTGGCGTCAACTTCGTCGCACAGTATCAGTCCTTCTTCGCGGACTTCACTCCGTTCGAACTGCCGCTGTTCCTGGGACCCAGCAGTTCCAGCACGACGCAGGTCGTCCACTTGGACACACCTGTCACGGGCCAGGAGTCCAATACCAAGGCGATCCTCGTCGAAGGGTCGAATTTCCTGTACACTTTCTCGGACCATGTTGTCAGCGGAACAATCAACACCATCCGCCTGACAACACTCGGCAACGCCTTGAATACCGGGACGGGCGACCTCGTGCTGAACGGCGGCATCGTCACGACGGCAACCGAGTCAATTTCGATCTCCGGCCTCGATCTGTCGAACGCACCGCATGTTCGCGGCGATGTCCACAATCTGATTGCCAGCTTCATGGGCGGCGGGCCAGGGGGCGAAACGATAGACACCACACTCCTGATGAATGTGATTTGGTACCAAGGCCACAACCTACTTGGCTCGACCGGTGGCGACACGTATTGGGGCAGCGACTTCTCTGATGTTGTCCGGGGTTTCGGCGGCAATGACAGCCTGTACGGCAGTCTCGGCTCCGACCGGATTTCTGGTGGTGGCGGTCGGGACTTGATCGTCGGTGGCGCAGGGCGCGACATTCTCACCGGTGGCGCTGGCGCTGATGACTTCCAGTTCCTCGCTGTCAGCGACAGTACCGTTGCGGTAGCCGGCCGAGACCGGATTGTCGACTTCGAGTCGGGCGTTGACGATATCGACCTGCGCAACATCGACGCCGACATCCGCGATGCGGATAACGATGCCTTCGTCTGGCGAGACAACCTGGCATTCAACGGGACGGCGGGAGCCTTGCACTGGCGCGCGATCACCGGCGGGGTCCTCCTTGAGGCCGACCTGAACGGAGACCGCATCGCAGACTTCGCGGTCTACCTCGACGGGGTATCCAGTCTGCAACGCGGGGACGTGATGCTGTAA